The following proteins are encoded in a genomic region of Heptranchias perlo isolate sHepPer1 chromosome 6, sHepPer1.hap1, whole genome shotgun sequence:
- the LOC137322926 gene encoding zinc finger protein 678-like: protein MDQQITAIHKKEFTRQNEECAVGFNTKKLETKSQLNNTSRYLTCVHCDFKYTDHEALETHLGSIHPEFSDLTNIVVYQKSAKLFHCQLCFFTNKVYSNVYNHVSTQHPKLSKNEEASQTTEPHEGIASESSKQLRATKRKLKESKVIEEKKSIKRGRRGRRKRTETVSSTIEIQPIKHAETSTSTIEVQPVKRKPGRPKRKLEETKSKSVDFNCEKCGTRFNTLDELNKHNCQKKKQKDANAPLFEFEYCDYSGRYPIQYESTRKPTVSNNPKEPAVLNNPEEQAVSKNPKELTDSNNPKKQTVSNEPEESSEEKNYAKSLQENVKYVRGTFYCNSCKFHCKSKSSALYHVVRVHNKPYPYQCGECGRCFVMDKELKRHMSVHTGEAYYKCSKCDFESDYARAFKNHEKQCTSQQREDNYCENIGANKQQNAEEERKLISSESPSLQPHSSHKEEVQLHGNSFAKIESSEAGKKYLHLNAGKIQASKLQLLEPAECGVAHQHDSASSKDNILSCHECGKIFEEQDMYQKHKLLHVLQKPLTCEFTHDDVATLNDDMEKNHTERKTISCDFCNAKYENEEDLQHHLNIHKPNAEVKMFNCEICSTRFDKKIDLHDHLKIHKQNISKANQSNVTDNRTLYKCHYCSYSTYLFVNYMGHVRIAHTKDFPIHCSSCGDGFQLPAELKKHKCQQAQDGSVISSQGNE, encoded by the coding sequence ATGGATCAACAAATAACAGCGATACATAAAAAGGAGTTTACAAGACAGAATGAAGAATGTGCTGTTGGATTTAATACTAAGAAATTGGAAACAAAAAGCCAACTAAATAACACTTCTAGATATTTAACTTGTGTGCATTGTGATTTCAAGTATACTGATCATGAAGCTTTGGAAACACACCTTGGTTCCATTCACCCCGAATTCTCTGATTTAACAAATATTGTGGTTTATCAGAAAAGTGCCAAGCTGTTTCACTGTCAGTTGTGTTTCTTCACAAACAAGGTGTATAGTAATGTTTACAATCATGTTTCAACACAGCACCCAAAGTTGAGCAAGAATGAAGAAGCTTCCCAAACAACAGAGCCCCATGAAGGAATAGCCAGTGAATCTAGTAAACAGCTACGAGCTACAAAGAGAAAATTAAAAGAATCCAAAGTGattgaggaaaaaaaatctataaaaagGGGAAGAAGAGGGCGTAGAAAACGTACAGAAACAGTTTCAAGCACAATTGAAATACAACCTATAAAACATGCAGAAACAAGTACAAGCACAATTGAAGTACAGCCTGTTAAGAGGAAACCTGGAAGACCAAAGCGTAAATTAGAAGAAACCAAAAGTAAAAGTGTTGATTTCAACTGTGAAAAATGTGGTACTCGGTTCAATACTCTTGATGAGCTAAATAAGCATAACTGTCAGAAGAAAAAGCAGAAGGATGCCAATGCTCCACTGTTTGAGTTTGAGTATTGTGATTATAGTGGCCGTTACCCAATTCAGTATGAATCTACCCGTAAACCGACAGTTTCAAATAATCCCAAAGAACCAGCAGTTTTGAATAATCCTGAAGAACAGGCGGTTTCTAAAAATCCCAAAGAATTGACGGATTCAAATAATCCCAAAAAGCAGACAGTTTCAAATGAACCTGAAGAGTCTTCTGAAGAAAAGAATTATGCAAAAAGTTTACAAGAAAATGTTAAGTATGTCAGAGGAACCTTTTACTGTAATTCCTGTAAATTCCATTGTAAAAGTAAAAGTAGTGCTCTATATCATGTTGTAAGGGTACACAACAAGCCTTATCCTTATCAATGTGGTGAATGTGGAAGATGTTTTGTTATGGACAAGGAACTTAAAAGGCACATGTCTGTTCATACTGGAGAAGCTTATTACAAATGTtccaaatgtgactttgaatctGATTATGCCAGAGCCTTTAAGAATCATGAGAAGCAGTGTACCTCTCAGCAGAGAGAAGATAATTATTGTGAAAATATTGGTGCTAATAAGCAGCAGAATGCAGAAGAAGAGAGAAAGTTAATCAGTTCAGAATCACCTTCACTCCAGCCCCACAGTTCACATAAGGAAGAAGTACAACTGCATGGGAATTCTTTTGCAAAAATTGAATCCTCAGAAGctggaaaaaaatatttacatttgAATGCTGGTAAGATTCAGGCTTCAAAGTTGCAGCTTCTGGAACCTGCAGAGTGTGGGGTGGCTCATCAACATGATTCTGCATCTTCAAAGGATAACATTTTATCTTGTCATGAATGTGGAAAGATATTTGAAGAGCAAGACATGTACCAAAAGCACAAACTTCTTCATGTTCTACAAAAGCCACTAACCTGTGAGTTCACCCATGATGATGTAGCAACCCTGAATGATGACATGGAAAAAAATCATACAGAAAGAAAAACCATCAGCTGTGATTTCTGCAATGCAAAGTATGAGAATGAAGAAGATTTACAGCATCATCTGAATATTCATAAACCAAATGCTGAAGTCAAAATGTTTAACTGTGAGATATGCAGCACCAGGTTTGACAAAAAAATTGATCTGCATGATCACCTAAAAATTCACAAACAAAATATTTCAAAGGCTAATCAATCTAATGTGACTGATAACCGAACACTTTACAAATGTCATTACTGCTCTTACAGCACTTATCTGTTTGTAAATTACATGGGACATGTCAGGATAGCTCACACAAAAGATTTTCCCATTCACTGCTCATCTTGTGGAGATGGATTTCAGCTTCCAGCTGAGCTAAAAAAACATAAATGTCAGCAAGCTCAAGATGGCAGTGTCATATCTAGTCAGGGTAATGAATAG
- the LOC137322929 gene encoding eukaryotic initiation factor 4A-II-like, translating into MRQRNWNEVVDNFDDMSFKETLFRGINAYRFEKASEIQREPLFLVLRAVCYHAISFIRRAGQSGPHTSITTIISTAARSGSLRCDLSRARWEISVFFSLPPLTWNISYPNDASSSAQV; encoded by the exons AGAAACTGGAATGAAGTGGTTGATAATTTTGATGACATGAGCTTCAAGGAGACGCTTTTCAGGGGTATCAATGCATATCGTTTTGAGAAAGCTTCTGAAATTCAAAGGGAGCCATTATTCCTTGTATTAAGG GCTGTTTGCTACCATGCGATCTCCTTCATCAGAAGAGCAGGACAGTCTGGGCCACATACATCCATCACAACTATCATCAGCACTGCTGCACGATCAGGCAGTCTGAGGTGTGATCTCAGCAGGGCAAGATGGGAGATTTCAGTCTTCTTTTCCTTACCTCCCCTAACATGGAACATCTCATACCCAAATGATGCATCATCTAGTGCTCAGGTCTAG